Proteins encoded within one genomic window of Mycobacterium gallinarum:
- the istB gene encoding IS21-like element helper ATPase IstB: protein MTTKTTTKTAATSSSHRDLSAEIGFLTRALKAPTMREAVTRLAERARTESWTHEEFLVACLQREVSARESHGGEGRIRAARFPSRKSLEEFDFDHARGLKRDLVAHLGTLDFVIAKDNVVFLGPPGTGKTHLAIGIAIRACQAGHRVLFATASEWVARLAEAHHSGRLQPELVRLGRYPLIVVDEVGYIPFEPEAANLFFQLVSSRYERASLIVTSNKPFGRWGEVFGDDVVAAAMIDRLVHHAEVIALKGDSYRIKDRDLGRVPGSTTEE from the coding sequence ATGACCACCAAGACCACGACCAAGACCGCGGCCACCTCGTCGAGCCATCGCGATCTGTCCGCCGAGATCGGTTTCCTGACCCGCGCCCTGAAGGCCCCCACGATGCGCGAGGCGGTCACCCGGCTGGCCGAGCGGGCTCGCACCGAGTCCTGGACCCACGAGGAGTTCCTGGTGGCGTGCCTGCAGCGCGAGGTCTCCGCCAGGGAATCTCACGGCGGTGAGGGCCGTATCCGGGCGGCTCGATTCCCGTCACGAAAGTCATTGGAGGAGTTCGACTTCGATCATGCGCGTGGCCTCAAACGAGACCTCGTCGCCCACCTGGGGACCCTGGACTTCGTCATCGCCAAGGACAACGTCGTCTTCCTCGGCCCGCCGGGCACCGGCAAGACCCACCTCGCGATCGGGATTGCGATCCGGGCGTGCCAAGCCGGGCACCGGGTGCTGTTCGCCACCGCGTCGGAATGGGTGGCCCGGCTAGCCGAGGCCCACCACAGCGGCCGGCTGCAACCCGAACTCGTCCGGCTGGGCCGCTACCCGCTGATCGTGGTCGATGAAGTGGGCTACATCCCATTCGAGCCCGAGGCCGCCAACCTGTTCTTCCAGTTGGTGTCGTCCCGATACGAGCGAGCCTCGTTGATCGTCACCTCCAACAAACCGTTCGGCCGGTGGGGTGAAGTGTTCGGCGACGACGTCGTGGCCGCCGCCATGATCGACCGCCTCGTCCACCACGCCGAAGTGATCGCCCTGAAAGGAGACTCCTACCGCATCAAAGACCGAGATCTCGGGCGCGTCCCGGGATCGACCACCGAAGAATGA